The window CATTGACAAATTCAATGATCATTTCCATTTTATCGTAATCAAACGGGTTCTTTGGAATGCCGTCATACTCTGGAGCCACTGTTCCATCAACAGTTGCTACATTAATCTTCCCACTTTCATGTAAAAACTTCTCATCGACGGCATGACGAAGCTTTTCAAATGCGGTCTGATCCTGTTTTGACGTTAGTTGATGCAAGTCAAGCAGGTTTGCATGGTCTAAGATAATATTTTTCGGATAACCATTTCCACCTTCGGCTCCAACCGTAAGAACACTCACCTGAAACTGGCTGAGAAATTCTTCAGCTGTATTCTTACCGCCATTCTTCGCGGAAGCTCCGTCTTGAAACTGGCTGTAATCAAGACTCATCAGCACTTGATTGATCGCAAGCGATCCTTTATTTTCAAAATGAAATTCTTTCTTGATCCGATCACCAGGTTTTAAGTTCGCAAGGTTGATGGCGCCGGAGTTCTCTTTTGCTGATAAATCCAGCTCTCCTGTCGAGTAGACCGCGTTTGCCTTTTCTACATCGTTAAACGCCGCCCATGTCCCCCCGCCGATTAATGCAAGGCCTAAAGCCCCTGATAATACACCTAAACGAATTGATCTTTTCTTTGCCATGAATGAACCCCCTAATAAATTGTTTTATTGAAACCTAATTAGGTTACAAACGAAAATTTAAGCTTGTTCCTCTGACATATGTAAATCAGCCGTGTGTCTTCGGTGTTTTGCAGCGCCCACAAAATGAAGAGTGGAATAAACGAGCAGCATCACACCTGGTATAATGAGCAGCAACGCAGTTCCAGCCGAAGTCCCTGCATACGAAAGAAGCTTTCCTGCATAAGGAATGTTCACACCCGTATACTGCGCAGCCACCTGATCCGCTTTTACTAGCGTGCCGTCCTGATACATATTGTGGTCACCTTTCGTCTCAAAGGCTTTATTTGCTCCCTTTCCTTTCACCCCAACAATTCGGTGGGTCACATAAGACTGGTCCTGCTTCGTTTGAAACGTGATAATATCTCCTTTTTTAAGTGCCTCCGGTGAAGTCACTTCTTTTACGACAATGAGTGAGCCAGTCGAAAATTCCGGTTCCATTGATCCAGATAATACTTGCTTGAATTGATAACCGAAAATCTGTGGATCTCCCCCAGTAGTTCTTGAAGACAATACGACAATAATACATGCAATCATCACCGTGAACACCACCAGATAAAGAATACTTCCAGACATCTTCATCCATTTTTTCATGACCTCTTCTCCCCTTCGCCTATCATTGTTTCCTTTAGAAGACAGCTCCATTTAGGATGCCTTTTCTTGACACTTTGCGAGCTGCATATGTTTAGACCATATGAATGCTTCTTCAGATCCACCAAAACCTTTAGGATAATAGATTTTAAACGCATAGATTCCATTCGTTTTTGCTTTATCTGTCGTGACAGTCGTTGTTTCTTGTGAAAGAAGGGACTGTATAGAGCCTTTTTCAAGAATATGACCATCTTGTAACGGCTTCTGCTCACTTTTTACTTTATGTAATTCCCATTTCCATTCAGAGTGTGCAATAGGTTGTCCACTATTTTTTAGTGTCATGCTCAGCTTTTGAGGCGCGCAGACTGTTCCTTTGTTCATCGTTTGATCGATGAGTTCCAAATGACTTCTATCCCATTTGGTAGGCTGACAATGCTGATCCGTCTGTTCAAAATTTTCGCATGTTTTCATGACAAAGTTTGAGTGCTCAACATCGTTAAAAGAAGCGTTCGTTGTTGAGATCAAAAGAGATGTGAAAATCAAACAAATGGCACAAAAGAGTACAAAGAGCGACTGTTTCATTCATTCTCCAACTCCTTGAACGATTGTTCTTTAATAAGAACGATTACATACAGTATAAGGAAATACCTATAAAACCCAAAACGTCAAATTAGTCCATTTTGTTCGTAAACAAGAACCATTACGAGAAAATTCTTCCATTTTCTCATTCTTTCGCCGTATTCAATAATTTTTTGTGTGACATTTGTACTTCTTAAAAATTTACATAAAAGTGCAGCATTTGGTCAGAATAATAACAGGTGAGGTGATGTGAAGTGAAATATGGAAAGATGATAATCATGCTCAGTTTACTGTTGAGCCCTATGATACACGACGCCAATCCTGCGGATGCGAAAGGTTTCACTGCCGCCGCAGATCAATGGGAAACACGGGCAGTCAAAGAAGCAAAGAAACGATATCCGCTGGCACAAGTCTTATTCAAACAAAAAGTATGGGACCGTCATCGTGAGAAGGAATCTGTGAAACAGTATCATATTACGTTAAAAGACCACACCAAAGAATTTGGGGTATTTGTCACTATTTCTTATAACCCTTACTCAAACAAGGTCAATAAAGTGATTGTTGTGGAAGAATACAGCTAAAGGGGCATAAAAAAACCGCCTGTTGGCGGCTTTTTACTTTCGTCGATGTCGCTGACGTTTTTTTAACATCATTGAAAACCCAAACGGCAGAACCCCAAATAAACGCTGTGAAAATGGCGGTTTCGTTTCCATTTTCTCTTGTTTATGTTCCTTCCGTTCGTCACGTGGTGTATTCATATATTTAATGATTTCCTGCGTCATATATTTTACATAGTCATTGGTTTTCAACACATTCACCTCTTCTTTCTTCAAGTGTTACCTAGAAGAGGATCATTTTATACACTGGCTATTCAGGGTTTGCCCATTTCATGATTTCACGGGTCTTCCAATCCAGCACCAGTTCCCGCTCATCTGATAAACCATCCTTTGCTTTCACACTGACTAACATGAGGATACGCTTTTTCTTTTGATCGCATGTCATCTGCTTCAATGTCACGCGGCCTTCTTCAGTGTCAATATGGGTATGCTGCTTTTCACACAAACGATGTAATGTACGGGCAGCTTCACTCGCCCCCACCCTGAAAAGCTGCTGTTTTTTATAAAAAGAAATCGTCAGCTCTGCACTTCTCAGCTCTTTTTGAAACCCTATCGTCATTGATCCTAGGATCAAGAGAAAAAATAGAATCGCAGCCAGTACATGCGGATAGATAAATCCTCCTTCTCTTTTCACGATGTAGGAACCACCCCTTTATATATGAAAAAAACGGCTTCATACACCTTACCAGATTCATCTGTGACTTTCAGGATGGCTCTATATTGATTCGTTCTGACACGAAATTCTTTCACCTTTTGCAATAAAGGAAGATGGCCTGCTTGATCCATTCGCTTCCGAAGCATCTCTTGATATGGCTCAATCGTTACCACTCGCCCTTGACTAGATACATACTCTAACGCTTTACCTCCTTGCACCGATCTAACAGCCGTTGCACGGCTTAATTCCTCATCTAATTGCAGGACAGTCTGTTTCCACTCCATTTGTGAAAATCGGTTAATCTCTTCAAAAGGACGGGCTTTCTCAGCTGTAGAAAAGATTAGTACACAGCCAAAAGAAAGGAACAAAAATAGCTGTAATTGCCACAAAGCCTGGACAAGGGTAAAACCTTGTTCACCGTTCAGCAACATGGTGAAAGCATATGGTCTGCTTTTTTTGTATTTTGTATGATACACATCCCTTCTCTTTACTCCAATTGAATACATATGTGACGTCGCCTCGTTTCTTTTTGACAGAAGGTTTTGTACCATCTATGAACGATTCATTCATCTGTTCATGCAAGATTTGGTAAGCTTCAAGTTTGGCTCTTACTTCATTTTTCCCTATCATGATTTTTTCATAGGCTGGCATGAGCACAAGGGCTGCAAATAGGAAGATATGACAAGCAAACAGCGCCTCAATCGTACTAAACCCTCTATTGTTTTTGAACATGGATTCGCCCGCTTCCTAAATAGATCGTGAGTTTATACGTTTGACTGCCAAATTGAATGATGAGAGACCCGCCGCTGCTTGGATGTCCGTTTACATTAAAATAGATACCTTGTGGAAATGTAGAAGCCTTAATGCTTCCCTTTTGATGCTGAAAAGAAGCAATGACTTCGCCATCCTTTTGATCGATTACCTGATACGATACATGTGGCGGATGGAATTCAACATACACACGTGTTTTTTTGATAAATGCAGTATAAGCAGCCAATTGAAAATCTTGTTTCATGATGTCCACTTGTCTTTTGGCTTCAGCGCCTTCTATTAAATTTGGGATTTTTCCTCCTATGATCGACAATAGAATCGATAGAACAAGTAAGATCATTAGCTGTTCAATGAGGGTAAAACCCTTCTCATGAAAAATCAATTTATTCATGCTTCACATGGCCGTTTTGAATGACAATCGCTTTTCCATTAGGACACGTTAATCCCTTTTTGACATAGCCTTCTTTTTCTAATTCAGCTAAAGATGGTGTCTTGCCATCATGCTCTAATTCATATGCCATCACCTGTGTGCTCACCATTGATTTAAGCCCTTCACAGCCCTTTGCTTGAATCGTTTGGTGGTGACGAGTGATATTCGGAATGGTAATAAGTAAAAGAATCGAAATCACGAGCATGACAATTAACATTTCTAACAGGGTAAATCCTTTATCATTCATGTCTTTGTCCTCCTTCTTACACTTGCTCCATGAGTTGATACATTGGTAAAAGAATAGATAGATACACAATGAGTATAAGAAGTGCTGTCACACCATAGATAACCGGCTGCAGCCACGAAATCCATTTTTCAATTTTCAGCTCTGCATTCTCTAATAGAAATTGGCTGTACGTGTACATTTCTCTTGCAAGCATCCCGCTCGCTTCACCATGCTCGATGACGGCTGCAAAATGTTTCTCGAAAAAAGGAGACGAGCTTACTTGATGTGCCATGCTTTCTCCTTTTCTTAGCTCTTCAATCATCTGTTCTGATATTTCTTGAAGAAAGGGTAAGTAGCTTTGCTGTTTAAAAGCTAGCAAGCTCTCGTACATCGATAATCCAGCTTGAAGCAGTCCGCTTAACTGAAGAGAGAAAAGGTACGTATGCAACAGCCGCATTCCTTTATATAAAAAAGGAAACCTGCTTATCACCCTCAGCTTCTCAAGGGTGGACTTTTTCCTAAAAAAGACAGCATAGTATCCGGTCAAACAGATACACACACAGCCGATGAGGAGGAGAGAAACATGCAGCAATTGAAAAAGTCCAAACATACCTTGAATCAGCCATGACATTCGGGTATCCATCGAGGAGTACAAGAGAGAAAATTGAGGAATGATCATTTGCTGAACGAGTATGAGCACGACCAAAACCGTAAAGATGAGGAAGATCGGGTAACGTAACATGCGTTTAAACGTGTCTACCTGTTTGATTTTTTTCTCTAAAAACCGCGCGCTTTGTTCAAGTGCTTGTGCTAGACTGCCATGCTTTTCGGAGAAACTTAATATGGCAATGACTTCCCGCTGAAATTGGAGTCTCTCCAGCACCACATAAAAAGGCTCCCCTTCGAGCAGCCACTGAATGCCCGGTGTTAATTGCTGCTGCTGCTCATTCGACAACTGGATATTCACCATCGTTAATGCCTCAATCACTGTATATCCAGCCTGAATCAATTGAGCAAGTTTTGATAGACATTCCGCTTGGTCCTTTTTCGACCATGCTTTAGAGGCTTGCTTCTTCATAAACCCAGCGATGATAGGTATTTTTCGATAAATAGCCTAGTGCCACTCCTTTACGAATTAATCTTTGCAGTGTTTCATATGACGAGTGAGCATATTCTCCTTTAGCCTCCTTGATACACTCACCAAGCTCCTTTCCGAACAGCAGTTCAAATACATTTGTTCGTCTGACCGGTCGATTTAATTTACAGTAAAGCTGACATGTTTCTCCGCAAAAAGGACAGGTGAGCTCGATTAATCGCTGCGCAGCAATCGCAACCATCGTTTGTTCGAGTTCATTCATTGTGACACCAAATTCAAGCATACGATAAAGGGCTCCTTTTGCATTTTTCGCATGGAGCGTACTCATCACTAAATGGCCTGTCAGTGCTGCTCTAATTGCCGTTCGGGCCGTTTCGGCATCTCTTATTTCTCCTAGCACAATCAG is drawn from Bacillus pumilus and contains these coding sequences:
- a CDS encoding DUF3889 domain-containing protein, translating into MIHDANPADAKGFTAAADQWETRAVKEAKKRYPLAQVLFKQKVWDRHREKESVKQYHITLKDHTKEFGVFVTISYNPYSNKVNKVIVVEEYS
- the comGE gene encoding competence type IV pilus minor pilin ComGE, encoding MFKNNRGFSTIEALFACHIFLFAALVLMPAYEKIMIGKNEVRAKLEAYQILHEQMNESFIDGTKPSVKKKRGDVTYVFNWSKEKGCVSYKIQKKQTICFHHVAER
- a CDS encoding YqzE family protein; translated protein: MKTNDYVKYMTQEIIKYMNTPRDERKEHKQEKMETKPPFSQRLFGVLPFGFSMMLKKRQRHRRK
- the comGD gene encoding competence type IV pilus minor pilin ComGD — encoded protein: MNKLIFHEKGFTLIEQLMILLVLSILLSIIGGKIPNLIEGAEAKRQVDIMKQDFQLAAYTAFIKKTRVYVEFHPPHVSYQVIDQKDGEVIASFQHQKGSIKASTFPQGIYFNVNGHPSSGGSLIIQFGSQTYKLTIYLGSGRIHVQKQ
- the sipW gene encoding signal peptidase I SipW; translation: MKKWMKMSGSILYLVVFTVMIACIIVVLSSRTTGGDPQIFGYQFKQVLSGSMEPEFSTGSLIVVKEVTSPEALKKGDIITFQTKQDQSYVTHRIVGVKGKGANKAFETKGDHNMYQDGTLVKADQVAAQYTGVNIPYAGKLLSYAGTSAGTALLLIIPGVMLLVYSTLHFVGAAKHRRHTADLHMSEEQA
- the tasA gene encoding biofilm matrix protein TasA: MAKKRSIRLGVLSGALGLALIGGGTWAAFNDVEKANAVYSTGELDLSAKENSGAINLANLKPGDRIKKEFHFENKGSLAINQVLMSLDYSQFQDGASAKNGGKNTAEEFLSQFQVSVLTVGAEGGNGYPKNIILDHANLLDLHQLTSKQDQTAFEKLRHAVDEKFLHESGKINVATVDGTVAPEYDGIPKNPFDYDKMEMIIEFVNDQTKDKAGHYIQNKYQGDAIQIDLSFEATQWNGLTINPKKHTDEKGYVKENEKAHSEDKK
- the comGC gene encoding competence type IV pilus major pilin ComGC, with protein sequence MNDKGFTLLEMLIVMLVISILLLITIPNITRHHQTIQAKGCEGLKSMVSTQVMAYELEHDGKTPSLAELEKEGYVKKGLTCPNGKAIVIQNGHVKHE
- the tapA gene encoding amyloid fiber anchoring/assembly protein TapA yields the protein MKQSLFVLFCAICLIFTSLLISTTNASFNDVEHSNFVMKTCENFEQTDQHCQPTKWDRSHLELIDQTMNKGTVCAPQKLSMTLKNSGQPIAHSEWKWELHKVKSEQKPLQDGHILEKGSIQSLLSQETTTVTTDKAKTNGIYAFKIYYPKGFGGSEEAFIWSKHMQLAKCQEKAS
- a CDS encoding competence type IV pilus minor pilin ComGG, which translates into the protein MKREGGFIYPHVLAAILFFLLILGSMTIGFQKELRSAELTISFYKKQQLFRVGASEAARTLHRLCEKQHTHIDTEEGRVTLKQMTCDQKKKRILMLVSVKAKDGLSDERELVLDWKTREIMKWANPE
- the comGB gene encoding competence type IV pilus assembly protein ComGB; translation: MKKQASKAWSKKDQAECLSKLAQLIQAGYTVIEALTMVNIQLSNEQQQQLTPGIQWLLEGEPFYVVLERLQFQREVIAILSFSEKHGSLAQALEQSARFLEKKIKQVDTFKRMLRYPIFLIFTVLVVLILVQQMIIPQFSLLYSSMDTRMSWLIQGMFGLFQLLHVSLLLIGCVCICLTGYYAVFFRKKSTLEKLRVISRFPFLYKGMRLLHTYLFSLQLSGLLQAGLSMYESLLAFKQQSYLPFLQEISEQMIEELRKGESMAHQVSSSPFFEKHFAAVIEHGEASGMLAREMYTYSQFLLENAELKIEKWISWLQPVIYGVTALLILIVYLSILLPMYQLMEQV
- the comGF gene encoding competence type IV pilus minor pilin ComGF, translated to MYHTKYKKSRPYAFTMLLNGEQGFTLVQALWQLQLFLFLSFGCVLIFSTAEKARPFEEINRFSQMEWKQTVLQLDEELSRATAVRSVQGGKALEYVSSQGRVVTIEPYQEMLRKRMDQAGHLPLLQKVKEFRVRTNQYRAILKVTDESGKVYEAVFFIYKGVVPTS